In Methylobacterium aquaticum, the following are encoded in one genomic region:
- a CDS encoding putative bifunctional diguanylate cyclase/phosphodiesterase: protein MAAYGLSSDVMQGDLEPLNLLARALFGVPTSMVSVVSHHHTFFASRVGISVCEVDRHISFCHSTIARDEPLVILDASQDSNFYDNPLVTGPAHVRFYAGAPLIGPSGAAIGSFCLLDTRPRKAFTPEDVANLKLLATLALDKMELRRLARAQQASDNRFRQMSDTSPAGIICADHEGIICFWNQGAEAMLGFSAAEAEGQSIDFIVPHRLRGSHGGGLKHVAAGGKPKLVGQSVELWALCKDGSELPIELALSMWQDEGGASFGAIIRDLSGRRANEERLDRLAHRDHLTALPNRLVLRQRLDEVTRAQVDATLLVLDLDGFKQVNDTLGHSAGDRLLQDVAGRLLSATGPLDTVARLGGDEFAVILSEHDVDQGAGTVAERLIQLLSAPFTVDGLAFNLSASVGVAHYPSHGKQTDDLLSAADLALYAAKAGGRQRHCIYSPRFREAALQQHALESELRHAYENGEFRLFYQPQIDGDGRLMGAEALLRWDHPERGLQSPAAFLSFLEKSPLAIQVGQWVLQTACAQAAIWRQDAPGFRIGVNLFGLQLHNGNLAAKVRAVLEQTGLPAANLELEVTENIILQQNDVALRMLRTLYADGVSIAFDDFGTGFASLSLLKRYPLSRLKIDQSFVRNLGQSREDAAIVRSIVHMAKAFGLGVIAEGVETVEQQERLLAKGCDELQGYLHGHPMPALSFASQFGLADRLVCEIAA, encoded by the coding sequence GTGGCCGCCTACGGCCTCAGCTCCGACGTCATGCAGGGAGACCTGGAGCCGCTGAACCTACTAGCACGCGCGCTGTTCGGCGTACCAACTTCGATGGTGTCAGTTGTTTCGCACCATCATACGTTTTTCGCTAGCCGAGTCGGTATCTCAGTCTGCGAGGTCGATCGACACATTTCATTCTGCCATTCTACGATCGCTCGGGACGAGCCGCTGGTTATCCTCGACGCCAGCCAGGACTCGAATTTCTATGACAACCCACTGGTGACCGGGCCGGCGCATGTCCGCTTCTACGCCGGTGCGCCGCTGATCGGCCCATCCGGTGCGGCGATCGGGTCCTTCTGTCTTCTCGACACCCGCCCGCGTAAGGCGTTCACGCCAGAAGATGTCGCTAACCTGAAGCTTTTGGCCACGCTCGCCCTCGACAAGATGGAGCTGCGGCGGCTCGCGCGCGCTCAGCAAGCCAGCGATAACCGCTTCCGTCAGATGTCGGATACTTCGCCGGCCGGCATCATCTGCGCCGACCACGAGGGTATCATTTGCTTCTGGAACCAGGGCGCTGAGGCCATGCTCGGGTTCTCGGCCGCCGAGGCCGAGGGTCAATCGATTGACTTCATCGTTCCTCATCGACTCCGCGGCAGCCACGGCGGTGGGCTCAAACACGTTGCCGCCGGCGGGAAACCGAAGCTTGTCGGCCAGTCGGTGGAACTGTGGGCTCTGTGCAAGGACGGCTCGGAGCTTCCGATCGAGCTGGCCTTATCGATGTGGCAGGATGAGGGGGGCGCAAGCTTCGGCGCCATCATCCGCGATCTCTCCGGTCGGCGCGCGAACGAGGAACGCCTAGATCGGCTGGCGCATCGTGACCATCTCACCGCCCTACCTAATCGTTTAGTCCTCCGCCAGCGTCTCGATGAAGTGACTAGGGCGCAGGTCGATGCGACCTTATTAGTTCTCGATCTCGATGGATTCAAACAGGTCAACGATACGCTGGGACATTCGGCAGGCGATCGCTTGCTTCAGGACGTTGCAGGCCGCCTGTTGAGCGCAACTGGTCCGCTGGATACGGTGGCCCGCCTTGGAGGCGATGAGTTCGCAGTCATCCTCTCCGAGCACGACGTAGATCAGGGGGCAGGCACCGTAGCCGAACGTCTCATCCAACTCCTCTCCGCCCCCTTCACGGTGGATGGTCTAGCTTTCAATCTGAGCGCCAGCGTCGGCGTCGCCCACTATCCTTCGCATGGGAAGCAAACCGACGACCTGCTCTCGGCCGCCGACCTCGCCCTTTATGCGGCTAAGGCCGGGGGCCGACAGCGCCACTGCATCTACTCTCCGAGGTTTCGCGAGGCGGCGCTACAGCAGCACGCGCTGGAAAGTGAACTACGTCACGCCTACGAGAACGGCGAATTTCGGCTGTTTTATCAGCCGCAGATCGATGGCGACGGGCGACTGATGGGGGCGGAAGCCCTGTTGCGTTGGGACCATCCAGAGCGCGGGCTGCAATCTCCCGCCGCTTTCTTATCGTTTCTCGAGAAAAGCCCCCTAGCCATCCAAGTCGGACAGTGGGTGCTGCAGACCGCTTGCGCCCAAGCCGCCATCTGGCGGCAGGACGCGCCAGGCTTTCGAATCGGCGTGAACCTTTTTGGGCTGCAGCTGCATAACGGTAACCTTGCTGCGAAGGTGCGTGCGGTCCTGGAGCAAACCGGTCTGCCTGCTGCAAACCTCGAGCTTGAAGTCACAGAGAACATAATTCTCCAGCAGAACGACGTCGCCTTACGAATGCTTCGGACGTTGTATGCCGACGGGGTTAGCATCGCGTTCGATGATTTTGGGACGGGGTTTGCCTCGCTCAGCCTGCTTAAGCGATACCCGCTGTCTCGGCTGAAAATCGACCAATCCTTTGTACGCAATCTGGGCCAGTCGCGGGAAGACGCCGCGATCGTTCGGTCCATCGTACATATGGCGAAGGCCTTCGGGCTCGGCGTTATCGCAGAAGGGGTAGAAACCGTAGAACAGCAGGAGCGATTGCTCGCCAAGGGCTGCGATGAGCTCCAGGGCTACTTGCACGGTCACCCGATGCCTGCCTTAAGCTTTGCCTCTCAGTTTGGGCTGGCGGATCGGCTCGTCTGCGAAATCGCCGCCTGA